The Synechococcus sp. MU1643 genome contains a region encoding:
- a CDS encoding DoxX family protein yields MTASKLFDFLGRVLMAAVFVNALPAKFTNFGETAGFIASKGIPEPLASLLLVASIVVLIAGSILLVFGSNTVLGASLLLLFLVPTTLIFHTFPVDSGFAMNLALIGALILAITRAWGNGVPSFKHLRSKG; encoded by the coding sequence ATGACTGCTTCAAAGCTGTTCGATTTCCTCGGCCGGGTGCTGATGGCGGCCGTATTTGTGAATGCCCTGCCGGCCAAGTTCACCAACTTTGGTGAAACCGCAGGTTTCATCGCTTCCAAGGGAATTCCCGAACCCCTGGCTTCTTTGCTGTTGGTGGCGTCGATTGTGGTGCTGATCGCTGGATCGATCCTGCTGGTGTTCGGCAGCAACACGGTGCTGGGGGCCTCGCTGCTGCTGCTGTTCTTGGTACCCACCACGCTGATCTTTCACACCTTCCCGGTGGACAGCGGCTTTGCGATGAACCTGGCCCTGATCGGGGCGCTAATCCTGGCCATCACCCGTGCCTGGGGCAATGGCGTTCCCAGCTTCAAGCACCTGCGCTCCAAGGGCTGA
- a CDS encoding gamma-glutamyltransferase, whose product MLHPLKALLLALSLWSILPAAATPISRDDPESTDPGRKDISSASGSAVVVTANPLASRAALAALSNGGSAIDALITAQAVLAVVEPQSSGLAGGGFLLHWNTQQRQLSALDGREVAPERSRPGDLLDAAGDPLPWRQATSQANAIGIPGTVALLWEAHQNHGRLSWAQTLQPAIDLASAGFLPSPRLLRSIRLAQRFGVAHSPGFQALYLPGGKPPAADQPFRNPALARTLRLLAKEGGPAFYQGPLAQQILGGINALQASEPNFLGWSSADLSSYAVVRRPPLCSQGLQHRICTMPPPSSGGLALLQTLALLNKTTNLAGSSAGEPQVWRQLARAQAWADADRLYWVHDPIDGAVPSTALLDPAYIASRARAVRRENGSRPTPGLPPGIDRYPYGRPERGTEQGTSQITIVDVGGNIASYTSSVETIFGSRHLVGGMVMNNQLTDFAFKPSLGGKPVANRRLPGRRPMSSMAPTLVFRNGEPVLALGSPGGRSIPHLISRVLLASLAWSEPPARAVALPHLSRRGATLVVESDPPLPWPFPLEQLTGEASLRRQSIGSGTALIQKNDAGWQGAADPRREGTALALP is encoded by the coding sequence GTGCTCCACCCGCTCAAAGCGTTGCTGCTGGCGCTGAGCCTTTGGAGCATCCTCCCCGCAGCTGCAACCCCGATCAGTCGCGACGATCCGGAATCCACCGACCCTGGCCGCAAGGACATCTCAAGCGCTAGCGGGTCTGCCGTGGTGGTCACCGCCAATCCCCTCGCCAGCAGGGCGGCGCTGGCGGCGTTGAGCAACGGCGGCAGCGCCATCGATGCTCTGATCACAGCGCAAGCAGTGCTGGCGGTGGTTGAACCCCAGAGCTCCGGCCTGGCTGGTGGCGGTTTTCTGCTGCACTGGAATACCCAACAACGACAGCTTTCAGCCCTGGATGGCCGTGAAGTGGCCCCCGAACGCAGCCGCCCCGGGGACCTACTCGACGCCGCAGGGGATCCCCTCCCCTGGCGTCAGGCCACCAGCCAAGCCAACGCCATCGGTATTCCCGGCACCGTGGCTCTGCTCTGGGAGGCCCATCAAAACCACGGCCGTCTGTCCTGGGCACAGACTCTGCAACCGGCGATCGACCTGGCTAGTGCTGGCTTCCTGCCGAGCCCGCGGTTGTTGCGCTCCATTCGCCTGGCTCAGCGTTTCGGTGTCGCCCACAGCCCTGGATTTCAAGCGCTCTACCTGCCCGGCGGCAAGCCACCAGCAGCGGATCAACCCTTCCGCAACCCAGCCTTGGCTCGCACCCTGAGGCTACTGGCCAAAGAAGGGGGCCCAGCCTTTTATCAGGGGCCTCTGGCACAGCAAATCCTTGGTGGGATCAACGCCCTGCAAGCCAGCGAGCCGAACTTCCTTGGCTGGAGCTCCGCTGATCTGAGCAGCTATGCCGTGGTCCGGCGCCCCCCCCTCTGCAGCCAGGGTTTGCAGCACCGGATCTGCACGATGCCGCCCCCCAGCAGCGGTGGCTTGGCGCTGCTGCAAACCCTGGCGCTGCTGAACAAGACCACCAACCTGGCCGGCTCCAGCGCTGGTGAGCCGCAGGTGTGGCGGCAGCTGGCCCGCGCCCAGGCCTGGGCAGATGCCGACCGCCTTTATTGGGTGCATGACCCCATTGATGGCGCGGTTCCCAGCACAGCCCTGCTGGATCCGGCCTACATCGCCAGCCGAGCCAGAGCCGTGCGACGCGAGAACGGCTCAAGGCCAACGCCGGGTTTGCCGCCAGGCATCGATCGCTATCCCTACGGCCGGCCGGAACGCGGCACTGAACAGGGCACCAGCCAGATCACAATCGTGGACGTGGGCGGCAATATCGCCTCCTACACCTCTTCGGTGGAGACGATCTTCGGGAGTCGGCACCTGGTGGGAGGCATGGTGATGAACAATCAGCTCACCGATTTCGCTTTCAAGCCCAGCCTTGGCGGCAAACCGGTCGCCAACCGCCGCCTGCCCGGACGGCGGCCGATGTCGTCGATGGCACCGACGCTGGTGTTTCGCAACGGCGAGCCGGTGCTGGCCCTCGGCAGCCCCGGCGGCCGCAGCATTCCGCATCTCATCAGCCGGGTGCTGCTGGCGTCATTGGCCTGGAGCGAACCTCCCGCACGGGCGGTAGCTCTTCCCCATCTCTCCCGCCGGGGCGCAACTTTGGTGGTGGAAAGCGATCCGCCGCTGCCCTGGCCGTTTCCACTGGAGCAGCTCACGGGCGAGGCAAGCCTGCGGCGTCAGAGCATCGGCAGCGGCACCGCTCTGATTCAAAAAAACGATGCTGGCTGGCAGGGGGCCGCTGATCCGCGCCGAGAAGGAACGGCCCTGGCCCTGCCCTAA
- a CDS encoding putative quinol monooxygenase translates to MASFDKSTPFMLLARIHVKPGCVDQYLELARVTDEAVQASEPGMIHHTFDQDPDDPQAFVWSEVYANDEAFSAHVANPPVQEYLQKHAELGDGFTVEVYGTVGDECRQLMESFGLPLKIFKTKLGYSRV, encoded by the coding sequence ATGGCCAGCTTCGACAAGTCCACACCCTTCATGTTGCTGGCGCGAATCCACGTCAAACCCGGTTGTGTTGACCAGTACTTGGAGCTCGCCCGCGTCACCGATGAAGCCGTTCAGGCTTCAGAGCCAGGCATGATTCACCACACCTTTGATCAGGACCCAGACGATCCCCAGGCGTTCGTGTGGTCGGAGGTCTACGCCAACGACGAGGCGTTCAGTGCCCATGTCGCCAATCCTCCTGTCCAGGAGTATCTGCAGAAGCACGCGGAGCTTGGCGATGGCTTCACCGTTGAGGTTTACGGCACGGTCGGCGATGAATGCCGGCAGCTGATGGAGTCGTTTGGACTTCCACTCAAGATCTTTAAAACCAAGCTCGGTTACAGCAGAGTCTGA